One genomic region from Nocardia vinacea encodes:
- a CDS encoding response regulator transcription factor: MRLLIVEDEKRLARTLAKGLAAEGFAVDVVHDGTEGLHLATTTDYDLIILDIMLPGMNGYRVCAALRAAGDETPVLMLTAKDGEYDEAEGLDTGADDYLRKPFSYVVLLARIRALCRRKARGGAPVLRVGDLMVDPNTHTCMRDTHEVMLTAKEFAVLEHLAVRAGRVVSKADILQHVWDFSYDGDPNIVEVYISALRRKIDAPFGRRSITTVRGVGYRLAADRG; encoded by the coding sequence ATGCGTCTGCTGATCGTGGAGGACGAGAAGCGTCTGGCCCGCACTCTGGCAAAGGGATTGGCGGCCGAGGGTTTCGCCGTGGACGTCGTCCATGACGGCACCGAGGGGCTGCATCTCGCCACCACCACCGACTACGACCTGATCATTTTGGACATCATGCTGCCGGGCATGAACGGCTACCGGGTCTGTGCCGCACTGCGCGCTGCGGGTGACGAGACGCCGGTGCTGATGCTCACCGCGAAGGACGGCGAATACGACGAGGCGGAGGGCCTGGACACCGGCGCCGACGACTATCTCCGCAAACCGTTCTCCTATGTGGTGTTGCTCGCCCGTATCCGCGCCCTGTGTCGCCGCAAAGCTCGCGGCGGCGCCCCGGTGTTGCGGGTCGGAGACCTGATGGTGGATCCGAACACGCACACGTGCATGCGCGACACGCACGAGGTGATGCTGACCGCGAAGGAATTCGCCGTCCTGGAACACCTGGCGGTCCGTGCGGGCCGGGTCGTGTCGAAAGCCGATATCCTGCAGCATGTTTGGGACTTCAGCTACGACGGTGACCCGAACATCGTCGAGGTCTACATCAGCGCGCTGCGCCGCAAGATCGACGCTCCGTTCGGGCGGCGGTCGATCACGACCGTTCGGGGCGTGGGATACCGACTGGCGGCCGATCGTGGCTGA
- a CDS encoding PepSY domain-containing protein → MSSVIRRAFASLRWIIVGAAVIGATVAGLALATSTVGHKDHTVAVNLSDTDWVLLAGPQISRQQAIDEAVKAVPGGAVDSAEIDTERGASVWEVELTTPDGIEHEVTIDANTGKVLGTVEHD, encoded by the coding sequence ATGTCATCCGTTATCCGCCGCGCGTTCGCCAGCTTACGATGGATCATCGTGGGCGCCGCCGTTATCGGCGCCACCGTCGCCGGCCTCGCCCTCGCCACCAGCACCGTCGGACACAAGGACCACACCGTCGCCGTCAATTTGTCGGACACCGACTGGGTACTCCTCGCGGGCCCGCAGATCAGCAGGCAGCAGGCCATCGACGAGGCGGTGAAGGCCGTGCCGGGAGGCGCCGTGGATTCCGCCGAGATCGACACCGAGCGGGGAGCATCGGTGTGGGAGGTCGAACTCACAACCCCTGATGGCATCGAGCACGAGGTGACCATCGATGCGAACACCGGCAAGGTACTCGGCACCGTCGAGCACGACTGA